In Vigna unguiculata cultivar IT97K-499-35 chromosome 3, ASM411807v1, whole genome shotgun sequence, a single genomic region encodes these proteins:
- the LOC114178385 gene encoding uncharacterized protein LOC114178385, with the protein MAGACSRAPISHLPLRNPKTRIYNSESRVLQLPNRRLFLFSLPLSSFVLLPVPSFGDGNGAIDKFQHGSSSSYAATMYDPLSAAEREASASVSQRVSQAVDLLEKGRELQAQGDFTAALGYFSQVVESYKDLAFSEYARVGRALALYEVGDREEAIAEMEDVSISLKGYPEIHAALAAALYADKHAALLAENQFAIATLLDPHFTDLSYVRDTKHWPPSLISSLQHFITLS; encoded by the exons ATGGCGGGTGCATGCAGCAGAGCACCCATTTCCCATCTTCCTCTGCGGAACCCCAAAACCAGAATCTATAATTCTGAGAGCAGAGTTCTTCAACTTCCAAATAGGCGTTTGTTCCTCTTCTCTCTGCCCCTATCTAGTTTCGTTCTCCTTCCCGTTCCCAGCTTTGGTGATGGTAACGGTGCAATTGATAAATTTCAACATGGGTCTTCTTCCTCGTACGCTGCCACAATGTATGACCCTCTAAGTGCTGCTGAAAGAGAAGCAAGTGCTTCAGTTTCACAGAGAGTCTCTCAAGCAGTGGATTTGTTGGAGAAAGGGAGGGAATTGCAGGCTCAGGGAGACTTTACTGCTGCTCTTGGTTACTTTTCTCAG GTTGTTGAAAGCTACAAAGACTTGGCATTCTCAGAGTATGCAAGGGTAGGAAGAGCATTGGCCCTGTATGAAGTTGGTGACAGAGAAGAAGCCATTGCAGAGATGGAGGACGTTTCAATATCTCTAAAAGGATATCCAG AAATACATGCAGCTCTTGCAGCAGCCTTGTATGCAGATAAGCACGCCGCTTTGCTTGCTGAAAACCAGTTTGCCATTGCAACTCTTCTTGATCCTCATTTTACAGACCTTTCATATGTTAGAGACACAAAGCACTGGCCTCCAAGTTTGATCAGTTCTCTGCAGCACTTCATCACACTGTCTTAA
- the LOC114178386 gene encoding ras-related protein RABC1-like: MDLSSGPPEFDYLFKLLMIGDSGVGKSSLLLSFTTEAFEDLSPTIGVDFKVKYVTMEGKTLKLAIWDTAGQERFRTLTSSYYRGAQGIIMVYDVTRRDTFTNLSDIWAKEIDLYSTNPDCIKMLVGNKVDKEGDRAVTKKEGIDFAREYGCLFIECSAKTRVNVQQCFEELVLKILDTPSLLADGSKGVRKNIFKERPPQSDASTSSCC, encoded by the exons ATGGATTTGAGTTCGGGGCCTCCAGAATTTGATTATTTGTTCAAGTTGTTGATGATCGGAGATTCTGGGGTTGGCAAGAGTAGTCTTCTTCTCAGTTTCACCACTGAGGCTTTTGAAGATCTTTCCCCCACTATTG GTGTTGATTTTAAGGTCAAATATGTGACGATGGAGGGTAAAACGCTTAAGCTTGCAATTTGGGACACTG CTGGTCAGGAGAGATTCAGAACACTGACAAGTTCATACTACCGAGGGGCACAAGGAATCATCATGG TTTATGATGTAACCCGGCGAGATACATTTACAAATCTTTCTGATATATGGGCAAAGGAAATAGACCTTTATTCAACAAATCCAGATTGCATCAAGATGCTTGTCGGAAACAAAGTCGACAAG GAGGGTGATAGAGCTGTGACAAAGAAAGAGGGAATAGACTTCGCCAGGGAATATGGTTGCCTATTTATTGAATGCAGTGCTAAAACTCGAGTTAATGTTCAGCAATGCTTTGAAGAGCTTGTTTTGAAG ATTCTCGATACACCTAGCCTTTTAGCTGATGGCTCAAAGGGTGTACGAAAGAACATTTTTAAGGAGAGGCCACCCCAATCTGACGCATCTACAAGTAGTTGTTGCTGA
- the LOC114177783 gene encoding mitogen-activated protein kinase kinase kinase 3-like — MPAWWSRKWSKSKEEHEEAEEEEEEEPRGGFQLSFLKSPVAVRRGDVSKSKRDKKKPKSFDDKLKGVPLPRPTHSHSDQIQTFGSLSMSGSSVSSSTSFDDHPISPHVNANRGQDEVRFNVRSKSPGPGSRGPTSPTSPLHPRLHALSLDSPTGRQDEGRSECHPLPLPPGSPTSPSSVLSNSITRPNGLLENATSNVSKWRKGKLLGRGTFGHVYLGFNSENGQMCAIKEVKVVSDDQTSRECLKQLNQEINLLNQLSHPNIVQYYGSELVEESLSVYLEFVSGGSIQKLLQEYGPFTEPVIQNYTRQIVSGLAYLHARNTVHRDIKGANILVDPNGEIKLADFGMAKHINSSASMLSFKGSPYWMAPEVVMNTNGYSLPVDIWSLGCTIIEMATSKPPWNQYEGVAAIFKIGNSKDMPEIPEHLSNDAKNFIKLCLQRDPSARPTAQMLLDQHPFIQDQSATKAANVSITREAFPYMLDGSRTPPVLESHSNRTSITSLDGDYASKPALAAPRALRSPRDNTRTIISLPVSPSSSPLRRYGPTHQSCYFSPPHPAYTVMGQSSYTLNDACSYPIRSNATLTLDPWNETSRFKANTPPGGSPRMRLI; from the exons ATGCCGGCGTGGTGGAGTAGGAAGTGGAGCAAGAGCAAGGAGGAGCACGAGGAGGCcgaggaggaggaagaggaagagcCACGTGGCGGCTTTCAGTTGAGTTTCTTGAAATCTCCGGTGGCCGTTAGGAGGGGTGACGTCAGCAAGAGTAAGAGGGACAAGAAGAAGCCGAAGAGCTTCGACGACAAGCTGAAAGGGGTTCCGTTGCCTCGTCCCACGCACAGTCACAGCGATCAAATTCAAACGTTTGGATCTCTCTCGATGTCGGGTTCCAGCGTCAGCTCCTCCACCTCCTTCGACGATCACCCAATTTCGCCTCACGTTAATGCCAACAG AGGACAAGATGAGGTGAGGTTCAATGTGAGGTCAAAAAGTCCTGGTCCTGGGTCAAGAGGACCTACTAGTCCTACCTCACCGCTTCATCCAAGGTTGCATGCTTTGAGTCTTGACTCTCCTACGGGGAGGCAAGACGAGGGAAGGAGTGAATGTCATCCGTTGCCTCTTCCTCCTGGTTCTCCAACTAGTCCTTCTTCTGTGCTTTCCAATTCCATCACACGGCCAAATGGACTGTTGGAAAATGCCACCAGCAATGTGTCCAAGTGGAGAAAAGGAAAGCTTCTTGGACGAGGAACATTTGGGCATGTGTATCTGGGATTCAATAG TGAAAATGGACAGATGTGTGCAATAAAAGAAGTCAAGGTTGTATCTGATGATCAAACATCAAGAGAGTGCCTCAAACAACTTAATCAG GAGATAAATTTGCTAAATCAGCTTTCACACCCTAATATTGTTCAATACTATGGGAGTGAACTG GTAGAAGAATCACTTTCCGTATATTTGGAATTTGTCTCTGGTGGTTCCATCCAGAAATTACTTCAGGAGTATGGTCCATTTACGGAGCCTGTTATTCAAAATTATACCAGGCAGATTGTCTCTGGACTTGCCTATCTGCATGCAAGAAATACCGTACACAG GGATATTAAAGGGGCAAACATACTAGTTGATCCTAATGGTGAAATTAAATTGGCCGACTTTGGAATGGCTAAACAT ATAAATTCTTCTGCCTCGATGCTTTCATTCAAAGGAAGTCCATACTGGATGGCACCTGAG GTTGTGATGAATACAAATGGCTATAGTCTTCCGGTTGATATATGGAGCTTGGGATGCACAATTATTGAAATGGCAACATCTAAACCTCCATGGAATCAGTATGAAGGG GTAGCTGCCATATTTAAAATTGGGAACAGCAAAGATATGCCTGAAATCCCTGAGCATCTCTCCAATGATGCAAAGAATTTCATCAAGTTATGCTTACAAAGAGACCCATCGGCTCGCCCGACGGCCCAAATGTTACTAGACCAGCACCCCTTCATTCAAGATCAATCAGCAACAAAAGCTGCAAATGTCAGCATAACCAGAGAAGCTTTCCCTTACATGCTTGATGGAAGTCGGACACCG CCTGTGTTAGAGTCCCATTCGAACCGAACAAGTATAACTTCGCTTGATGGGGATTATGCATCAAAGCCAGCTCTTGCAGCCCCACGTGCATTAAGAAGTCCAAG AGATAACACAAGAACGATCATATCTTTACCGGTATCTCCCTCTTCAAGTCCATTGCGACGGTATGGGCCAACGCACCAGAGCTGTTACTTTTCTCCTCCTCATCCAGCTTACACAGTAATGGGACAAAGTAGTTACACTTTGAATGACGCATGCTCGTATCCCATAAGGTCAAATGCCACGTTGACTCTTGATCCTTGGAATGAAACATCTCGGTTCAAAGCCAATACACCACCTGGTGGATCTCCAAGAATGAGACTCATTTGA
- the LOC114176149 gene encoding 60S acidic ribosomal protein P0-like, whose translation MAGKLAKAAYDAKMLKLLREYSQVLVVSSDNVGSNQLQGIRRGLHADSVVVMGNNSLMKRSIILDAQKTGNKAFLNLVPLLVGNVALIFTKGDIREVSEQIAKYKVVQPILMCPKYMSHDTYHNCSYMQSGQLPLGLTCCNQQQSSQVSEPFLVCSKFQPHQHCFMMRSRQFLMTSIWSPLLLLAGNL comes from the exons ATGGCGGGGAAACTGGCAAAGGCAGCTTATGATGCAAAGATGTTGAAGCTTCTAAGAGAGTACAGTCAGGTGTTGGTGGTTTCATCTGACAATGTAGGTTCAAACCAGCTTCAGGGCATACGGAGGGGACTCCATGCTGATTCAGTTGTGGTGATGGGAAATAACTCCCTCATGAAACGCTCTATCATCTTGGATGCCCAGAAGACTGGCAACAAGGCCTTCCTTAACCTTGTCCCCCTTCTTGTG GGAAATGTGGCATTAATTTTCACCAAAGGTGACATAAGGGAGGTCAGCGAACAGATTGCCAAGTACAAG GTTGTTCAACCTATTCTAATGTGCCCCAAGTATATGTCACATGACACATACCACAATTGTTCCTATATGCAATCTGGACAGTTACCTTTGGGCCTCACATGTTGTAATCAGCAGCAGTCTTCGCAGGTTTCTGAGCCTTTTCTTGTATGCTCAAAATTTCAGCCACACCAACATTGTTTCATGATGAGATCAAGGCAGTTCTTGATGACAAGTATATGGTCTCCTCTTCTCCTTTTGGCTGGCAACTTGTGA